A window of the Halobacterium hubeiense genome harbors these coding sequences:
- a CDS encoding heavy metal translocating P-type ATPase yields MTDDSPGGEPATLTARLSVPDMDCPSCAGKVEHALEGVAGVQSFDTQPTTGRVVVTYDPGEADEAELVAAVEAAGYEVTGRSGESEGERTEAAEPDSVWTSPRALKTWASGVLVAAGFLLEFLLPGSNAAVAELLGSDVLLSDAAFLGGILIAGQPIVRGGYYSLKSLNLDIDLLMSVAILGAVAASVAFGERLYFEAATLAVLFSVSELLESYSMDRARSSLEELMELSPDEATVLRDGEEVTIPVEDVRVGDRVVVRPGEKIPMDGVVVDGESAVNQAPITGESVPVDKTDGDDVYAGTINEAGYLEVQVTAEATENTLSRIVEMVEDAQANQTEREQFVERFAAYYTPAVVGAGILVGVVPPLLFGASWPTWILRGLTLFVLACPCAFVISTPVSVVSGVTSAAKNGVLVKGGNHLEAMGAVEAVAFDKTGTLTKGELTVTDVVPLGDNTDEDVLRCARGLESRSEHPIGDAIVEHADDRGIEGRAVSEFESVTGKGVRADLDGTTHYAGKPGYFADLGFDLSHVHAATDGGVVTQKTRDLCERNGCVDLLEDLVPELQSEGKTVVLVGTDDELEGVIAVADEVRPEAKAAVQRLRDLGVEHTVMLTGDNERTAGAIAEQVGVDDFRAELLPEQKVAAVEDLTDEYEAVAMVGDGVNDAPALATATVGVAMGAAGTDTALETADIALMGDDLTRLPYLYDLSGRTNGVIRQNVWSSLAAKAVLAAGVPLGFVPIWVAVLVGDAGMTTAVTGNAMRLSRVKPELDADGSE; encoded by the coding sequence ATGACCGACGACTCCCCCGGCGGCGAACCCGCCACCCTGACCGCCCGGCTGTCGGTCCCCGACATGGACTGCCCCTCCTGCGCCGGCAAAGTCGAGCACGCCCTCGAAGGCGTCGCCGGCGTCCAGTCCTTCGACACACAGCCGACGACCGGCCGCGTCGTCGTCACCTACGACCCCGGCGAGGCCGACGAAGCCGAACTGGTCGCGGCCGTCGAGGCCGCTGGCTACGAGGTCACCGGCCGGTCCGGCGAGAGCGAGGGCGAGCGCACCGAGGCCGCCGAACCGGATTCGGTGTGGACGAGTCCGCGCGCGCTGAAGACGTGGGCCAGCGGCGTCCTCGTCGCCGCGGGCTTCCTCCTGGAGTTCCTGCTCCCCGGCTCGAACGCCGCGGTCGCGGAACTGCTGGGCAGCGACGTGTTGCTCTCGGACGCCGCGTTCCTCGGGGGCATCCTCATCGCGGGCCAGCCCATCGTCCGCGGCGGCTACTACTCGCTGAAGAGCCTGAATCTGGACATCGACCTGCTGATGTCCGTCGCCATCCTCGGCGCCGTCGCCGCCAGCGTCGCGTTCGGCGAGCGCCTCTACTTCGAGGCGGCGACGCTCGCGGTCCTGTTCAGCGTCTCCGAACTCTTAGAGTCGTACTCGATGGACCGCGCGCGCAGCTCCCTCGAAGAGCTGATGGAGCTCTCTCCGGACGAAGCGACAGTCCTGCGTGACGGCGAGGAGGTCACGATTCCCGTCGAGGACGTTCGCGTCGGCGACCGCGTGGTCGTCCGGCCCGGCGAGAAGATTCCGATGGACGGCGTGGTCGTGGACGGCGAGAGCGCCGTCAATCAGGCCCCGATTACGGGCGAGAGCGTCCCCGTGGACAAGACCGACGGCGACGACGTGTACGCGGGCACCATCAACGAGGCGGGCTACCTCGAAGTGCAGGTCACGGCGGAGGCCACGGAGAACACGCTCTCGCGCATCGTCGAGATGGTCGAGGACGCGCAGGCCAACCAGACCGAGCGCGAGCAGTTCGTCGAGCGCTTCGCCGCCTACTACACGCCCGCCGTCGTCGGCGCCGGCATCCTCGTCGGCGTCGTCCCGCCGCTGCTGTTCGGCGCGTCGTGGCCGACGTGGATTCTCCGCGGGCTCACGCTGTTCGTGCTCGCCTGTCCCTGTGCGTTCGTCATCTCCACGCCCGTCTCGGTGGTCTCGGGCGTCACGAGCGCCGCGAAGAACGGCGTACTCGTGAAGGGCGGCAACCACCTCGAAGCGATGGGCGCCGTCGAAGCCGTCGCGTTCGACAAGACGGGGACGCTCACGAAGGGCGAACTCACCGTCACCGACGTCGTGCCGCTCGGCGACAACACCGACGAGGACGTGCTCCGGTGCGCGCGCGGCCTCGAATCCCGTAGTGAACACCCCATCGGCGACGCCATCGTCGAGCACGCCGACGACCGCGGCATCGAGGGCCGCGCGGTCTCGGAGTTCGAGAGCGTCACCGGGAAGGGCGTGCGCGCGGACCTCGACGGCACCACCCACTACGCGGGCAAACCCGGCTACTTCGCGGACCTCGGGTTCGACCTCTCGCACGTCCACGCCGCCACCGACGGCGGCGTGGTCACGCAGAAGACCCGCGACCTCTGCGAGCGCAACGGCTGCGTGGACCTCCTCGAAGACCTCGTCCCCGAACTCCAGAGCGAGGGGAAGACGGTCGTCCTCGTCGGCACCGACGACGAACTGGAGGGCGTCATCGCGGTCGCCGACGAGGTCCGCCCCGAGGCGAAGGCCGCCGTCCAGCGCCTCCGCGACCTCGGCGTCGAGCACACCGTGATGCTCACCGGGGACAACGAGCGGACTGCCGGCGCCATCGCCGAGCAGGTCGGCGTGGACGACTTCCGCGCGGAACTGCTCCCCGAGCAGAAGGTCGCGGCCGTCGAGGACCTCACCGACGAGTACGAGGCGGTCGCGATGGTCGGCGACGGCGTCAACGACGCGCCCGCGCTCGCCACCGCCACCGTCGGCGTCGCGATGGGCGCGGCGGGCACGGACACCGCCCTCGAAACCGCGGACATCGCGCTGATGGGCGACGACCTCACGCGGCTCCCGTACCTCTACGACCTCTCGGGCCGCACGAACGGCGTCATCCGGCAGAACGTCTGGTCGAGTCTCGCCGCGAAAGCAGTTCTCGCGGCGGGCGTCCCGCTCGGCTTCGTCCCCATCTGGGTCGCCGTGCTCGTCGGCGACGCCGGGATGACCACCGCCGTCACGGGGAACGCGATGCGGCTCTCGCGCGTGAAACCCGAACTCGACGCGGACGGAAGCGAGTAG
- a CDS encoding hemolysin family protein, whose translation MAEFGISVAKFLFALFLVVLNGFFVAAEFAFVRVRATSVEQLAEEGRAGAGALQDVMTDLDNYLAVTQLGITLASLGLGWAGEPAVAALIEPVLGSLLPATLVHLVAVAIGFSVITFLHVVFGELAPKTFAIAQTERFSLYLAPPMKFFYYLFYPGIVVFNGAANRFTHMLGVPPASESDETLGEREIRRVLAQSGEEGDVDVAEVAMIERVFELDDTAVREVMVPQPDVVSVPADATLSDLRETVFEAGHTRYPVVEADDPTQVVGFVDVKDVLRASERDDGTTAGDIARDVLVVPETTTINDLLVQFRSEHQQMAAVIDEWGAFEGIATVEDVVEAVVGDLRDGFDVDDREPSIRRREDGSYDVDGGVSLADANDVLGAEFEHAAVETVAGLVLDRLDRGPEVGDSVAVDGYEFEVTSVEGSRIATLRISEPDTDETA comes from the coding sequence ATGGCGGAGTTCGGTATCTCCGTCGCGAAGTTCCTCTTCGCGCTGTTCCTCGTGGTGTTGAACGGGTTCTTCGTCGCCGCGGAGTTCGCCTTCGTGCGGGTCCGCGCGACGTCAGTCGAGCAACTCGCCGAGGAAGGGCGTGCCGGTGCCGGCGCACTCCAGGACGTGATGACGGACCTCGACAACTACCTCGCCGTCACGCAACTCGGAATCACGCTCGCCTCGCTCGGGCTGGGGTGGGCCGGCGAACCCGCCGTCGCGGCGCTCATCGAGCCAGTTCTGGGGTCGCTGCTCCCGGCGACGCTCGTCCACCTCGTCGCGGTGGCAATCGGCTTCTCGGTCATCACGTTCCTGCACGTCGTCTTCGGGGAACTCGCGCCGAAGACGTTCGCCATCGCGCAGACCGAGCGGTTCTCGCTGTACCTCGCGCCGCCGATGAAGTTCTTCTACTACCTCTTCTACCCGGGCATCGTCGTCTTCAACGGCGCGGCGAACCGGTTCACCCACATGCTCGGCGTCCCGCCGGCCTCCGAGTCCGACGAGACGCTCGGTGAGCGCGAAATCCGGCGAGTGCTGGCGCAGTCCGGCGAAGAGGGCGACGTTGACGTCGCGGAAGTCGCGATGATAGAGCGCGTCTTCGAGCTCGACGACACCGCCGTCCGCGAGGTTATGGTCCCGCAGCCGGACGTGGTGAGCGTGCCCGCGGACGCCACGCTGTCGGACCTCCGCGAGACGGTCTTCGAGGCGGGGCACACCCGCTACCCCGTCGTCGAGGCCGACGACCCCACCCAAGTAGTCGGCTTCGTGGACGTCAAGGACGTCCTCCGAGCGAGCGAGCGCGACGACGGGACGACGGCCGGCGACATCGCGCGCGACGTCCTCGTGGTACCCGAAACCACGACCATCAACGACCTGCTGGTGCAGTTCCGCTCGGAGCACCAGCAGATGGCCGCGGTCATCGACGAGTGGGGCGCCTTCGAGGGAATCGCGACCGTCGAGGACGTCGTCGAAGCCGTCGTCGGCGACCTCCGCGACGGGTTCGACGTCGACGACCGCGAGCCGTCGATTCGGCGCCGCGAGGACGGCAGCTACGACGTCGACGGCGGCGTCTCGCTGGCCGACGCCAACGACGTGCTCGGCGCGGAGTTCGAACACGCGGCCGTCGAGACGGTCGCCGGATTGGTCCTCGACCGGCTCGACCGAGGCCCGGAAGTCGGCGACAGCGTCGCAGTGGACGGCTACGAGTTCGAGGTGACGAGCGTCGAGGGGTCGCGAATCGCCACGCTCCGAATCTCCGAACCGGACACCGACGAGACGGCGTAG
- the fdhF gene encoding formate dehydrogenase subunit alpha: protein MSTDESTKTICPYCGVGCGISVRQGDEPGDVSFAPWGEAPVNEGRVCIKGGAATEVVDHEDRLTEPMIREDGDLRPASWDEALSRVVAEMEDIRDEHGPDGMGFYASSKTMNEENYLLQKLARRFGTNNVDNCTRMCHASTVYALRESLGAGAMTNSMADLRDEADVFWIQGANPGEQHPIANSQYFRQAVLDGATVIQVDPHANKTTESFEIEESDRHMHLQLEPGTDIPLLNAVLKTVLDNGWVDEEFVAERTEGIEDLRETLADFDKEAAAEECGVPLEDIERAAEAYATADNAAIFTGMGMSQHACGVDNVQNEINLALATGNLGRPGTGVNPLRGQNNVQGASDVGAMPNVLPGYQPVDDDEAREAVEDVWGFEIPSEPGLTNVEITHSVGDTVHGLYVMGENPVMSEPNADRVADLLDETEFVVVQDIFPTETVEYADVVLPATTWAERGGTVTNTDRRVQRMRGVEKVHEDTRHDLDILTEVGTRLFGEDAGFDFDGPEEVFEELREVCPIYHGMTYDALGEEGLHWPCYEPGDEGDQFLYADSFDTPSGRGQIEGVRHQPPRETPDDEYPLILTTARLEEHYNTGTMSRRSATLSRQHPENFVDVHPEDAERFGVADGDSVTLRSRRGEITLRANVTEAIKEGVVWTTPHFADASANVLTNDVLDERAKIPEYKAAAVDVTLADGGADPDAPADD from the coding sequence GTGTCGACTGACGAATCCACGAAGACCATCTGCCCGTACTGCGGCGTGGGCTGTGGCATCAGCGTCCGGCAGGGCGACGAGCCGGGGGACGTGTCGTTCGCGCCGTGGGGCGAGGCGCCGGTCAACGAGGGGCGCGTCTGCATCAAGGGCGGCGCGGCCACGGAAGTCGTCGACCACGAGGACCGGCTGACCGAACCCATGATTCGGGAGGACGGCGACCTCCGCCCGGCGTCGTGGGACGAAGCCCTCTCGCGCGTGGTCGCCGAAATGGAGGACATTCGGGACGAGCACGGCCCGGACGGGATGGGGTTCTACGCGTCCTCGAAGACGATGAACGAGGAGAACTACCTCCTCCAGAAGCTCGCGCGGCGGTTCGGCACGAACAACGTGGACAACTGCACGAGGATGTGCCACGCCTCGACGGTGTACGCGCTCCGCGAGAGCCTCGGCGCGGGCGCGATGACCAACAGCATGGCCGACCTCCGCGACGAGGCCGACGTCTTCTGGATTCAGGGCGCCAATCCCGGTGAACAGCACCCCATCGCGAACAGCCAGTACTTCCGGCAGGCGGTGCTGGACGGCGCGACCGTGATTCAGGTGGACCCGCACGCGAACAAGACCACGGAGTCGTTCGAAATCGAGGAGTCGGACCGGCACATGCACCTCCAGCTGGAGCCGGGGACGGACATCCCGCTGCTGAACGCCGTCCTGAAGACGGTGCTGGACAACGGCTGGGTGGACGAGGAGTTCGTCGCCGAGCGCACGGAGGGCATCGAAGACCTCCGGGAGACCTTAGCGGACTTCGACAAGGAGGCCGCCGCCGAGGAGTGCGGCGTCCCCCTCGAAGACATCGAGCGCGCGGCCGAGGCGTACGCGACGGCGGACAACGCCGCCATCTTCACCGGGATGGGGATGAGCCAGCACGCCTGCGGCGTGGACAACGTCCAGAACGAGATCAACCTCGCGCTCGCCACCGGGAACCTCGGGCGGCCCGGCACGGGCGTGAACCCGCTCCGCGGGCAGAACAACGTGCAGGGCGCCAGCGACGTCGGCGCGATGCCGAACGTCCTGCCGGGCTACCAGCCCGTGGACGACGACGAGGCCCGCGAGGCCGTCGAGGACGTCTGGGGGTTCGAGATTCCCAGCGAGCCCGGCCTCACGAACGTCGAAATCACGCACAGCGTCGGCGACACCGTCCACGGCCTCTACGTCATGGGCGAGAACCCCGTGATGAGCGAGCCCAACGCCGACCGCGTGGCCGACCTCCTCGACGAGACGGAGTTCGTCGTCGTGCAGGACATCTTCCCGACGGAGACCGTCGAGTACGCGGACGTCGTGCTCCCGGCGACGACGTGGGCCGAGCGCGGCGGCACCGTCACGAACACGGACCGCCGCGTCCAGCGGATGCGCGGCGTCGAGAAGGTCCACGAGGACACCCGCCACGACCTCGACATTCTCACGGAGGTCGGCACGCGGCTGTTCGGCGAGGACGCCGGCTTCGACTTCGACGGCCCCGAGGAAGTGTTCGAGGAACTGCGCGAGGTCTGTCCCATCTACCACGGGATGACCTACGACGCGCTCGGCGAGGAGGGCCTGCACTGGCCGTGCTACGAACCCGGCGACGAGGGCGACCAGTTCCTCTACGCGGACTCCTTCGACACGCCGAGCGGCCGCGGGCAAATCGAGGGCGTGCGCCACCAGCCGCCCAGAGAGACGCCCGACGACGAGTACCCCCTGATTCTGACGACCGCGCGCCTCGAAGAGCACTACAACACGGGGACGATGAGTCGGCGCTCGGCGACGCTCTCCCGCCAGCACCCCGAGAACTTCGTGGACGTCCACCCCGAGGACGCCGAGCGCTTCGGCGTCGCGGACGGCGACAGCGTGACGCTCCGGTCGCGGCGCGGCGAAATCACGCTCCGCGCGAACGTCACGGAGGCTATCAAGGAGGGCGTGGTGTGGACGACGCCGCACTTCGCGGACGCCTCCGCGAACGTGCTGACGAACGACGTGCTCGACGAGCGCGCGAAGATTCCCGAGTACAAGGCCGCCGCCGTCGACGTGACGCTCGCGGACGGCGGCGCGGACCCGGACGCGCCCGCCGACGACTAA
- a CDS encoding ABC transporter ATP-binding protein: MARVTLDSVTKAYGDTTAIDDVSAAVPDGETLGVVGPSGCGKTTTLRTVAGFETPDAGGVYFDDGEVTHVPPENRNVGLVFQSYALFEHMTVAENVAFGPRMHGVEQEERQRRVDELLELLDIAELRDRDPASLSGGQQQRVGVARALAIEPEILLLDEPMTGLDAKLKTRLRSELRDLLDRLDVTALYVTHDQAEAMAMCDRIAVMNGGALEQVGPPAEVYHEPATEFVAEFVSVDAVDLDFLEAPRA; encoded by the coding sequence ATGGCACGTGTAACACTCGACTCGGTGACGAAGGCGTACGGCGACACGACCGCGATAGACGACGTCTCCGCGGCGGTACCGGACGGCGAGACGCTCGGCGTCGTCGGCCCCTCGGGCTGTGGGAAGACCACGACGCTGCGCACGGTCGCGGGCTTCGAGACGCCCGACGCGGGCGGCGTCTACTTCGACGACGGCGAGGTCACCCACGTCCCGCCGGAGAACCGCAACGTCGGGCTGGTGTTCCAGTCGTACGCGCTGTTCGAGCACATGACCGTCGCGGAGAACGTCGCGTTCGGCCCGCGGATGCACGGCGTCGAGCAGGAAGAGCGACAGCGCCGCGTCGACGAGCTGCTGGAACTGCTGGACATCGCGGAGCTGCGGGACCGCGACCCGGCGTCGCTGTCGGGCGGCCAACAGCAGCGCGTCGGCGTCGCTCGCGCGCTCGCCATCGAACCCGAGATTCTGCTGCTGGACGAGCCGATGACCGGCCTCGACGCGAAGCTCAAGACCCGGCTGCGCTCGGAGTTGCGCGACCTGCTGGACCGCCTCGACGTCACCGCCCTCTACGTCACCCACGACCAGGCGGAGGCGATGGCAATGTGCGACCGCATCGCGGTGATGAACGGCGGCGCGCTCGAACAGGTCGGGCCGCCCGCGGAGGTCTACCACGAGCCCGCCACCGAGTTCGTCGCGGAGTTCGTCTCCGTGGACGCCGTCGACCTCGACTTCCTGGAGGCGCCGCGGGCCTGA
- a CDS encoding ABC transporter permease, with protein sequence MLVATLAFLILPVAYTFVGSFATRMTGVVPEGLGTLDNWRVVLGLADTIGSQRSMGWTTLVALPNGLGIQVPAELAFSVALALGGVAINLVVGVPIAYAVARYDFRGKEWVDAFSVLPLVPGVVLGVAFLRAYPDLSATSFGLVVGYSLLKAPFMVMAVRSEFESMDLRRIEESARSLGASWPRTFLTVVVPQARSGILAGAIVCWTLAAAEFNFSYIVYAKGTQPLALFLQRHISNSAFPKAAAAVSLFFCIVVAVTVALQRLGNRGFDAIGGD encoded by the coding sequence GTGCTGGTGGCGACGCTGGCGTTCCTCATCCTCCCGGTCGCGTACACGTTCGTCGGGTCGTTCGCCACGCGGATGACCGGCGTCGTCCCCGAGGGACTGGGCACGCTGGACAACTGGCGGGTGGTGCTGGGGCTCGCGGACACCATCGGCTCCCAGCGCAGCATGGGGTGGACGACGCTGGTCGCGCTGCCGAACGGGCTCGGCATTCAGGTGCCCGCGGAGCTGGCGTTCAGCGTCGCGCTCGCGCTCGGCGGCGTCGCAATCAACCTCGTCGTCGGCGTCCCCATCGCGTACGCCGTCGCGCGCTACGACTTCCGCGGCAAGGAGTGGGTGGACGCCTTCTCCGTGCTGCCGCTCGTTCCGGGGGTCGTCCTCGGCGTCGCGTTCCTGCGCGCGTACCCGGATCTCTCGGCGACGAGCTTCGGCCTCGTCGTCGGCTACTCGCTGTTGAAGGCGCCGTTCATGGTGATGGCGGTGCGCAGCGAGTTCGAGTCGATGGACCTGCGGCGCATCGAGGAGAGCGCGCGGTCGCTTGGCGCGTCGTGGCCGCGGACGTTCCTCACGGTCGTCGTGCCGCAGGCGCGCTCGGGCATCCTCGCGGGCGCCATCGTCTGCTGGACGCTGGCGGCCGCGGAGTTCAACTTCTCGTACATCGTCTACGCGAAAGGCACCCAGCCGCTGGCGCTGTTCCTCCAGCGCCACATCTCGAACAGCGCGTTCCCGAAGGCCGCGGCCGCCGTGTCGCTGTTCTTCTGCATCGTCGTCGCGGTCACCGTGGCGCTCCAGCGGCTCGGGAACCGCGGTTTCGACGCTATCGGAGGCGACTGA
- a CDS encoding ABC transporter permease has product MSVAGRLADSVTVPGWLLAPVTERDRERRRVIALCLPFAALAVVAGVYPLAEVARISVSTQTYDSVGFTLAAYETLLTDPYYRGVAVNTLWFAAATTVTAVGLAVPIAHALESYDLPASDLLVTLVSFPISLPGIVAAFMVLVLVGNSGLATSVVAAFSAASPLDLAFGTTTSGLFLAYLYSMIPRATLILRGAYAEVDDRPAEAAQSLGATPFQTFRYVTFPAIRPAITGALVLTFRTALAIFGTLLVIQSLVVWTLQISRELGPGFNLRVAGAMAMAYFVFAFAFTALALRYTEAEVGL; this is encoded by the coding sequence ATGTCCGTCGCGGGTCGGCTCGCCGACAGCGTGACCGTCCCGGGCTGGCTGCTCGCGCCGGTCACGGAGCGCGACCGCGAGCGCCGCCGCGTCATCGCGCTGTGCCTGCCGTTCGCCGCGCTCGCGGTCGTCGCGGGCGTCTACCCGCTCGCGGAGGTCGCGCGCATCAGCGTCTCCACGCAGACCTACGACTCGGTCGGGTTCACGCTCGCGGCCTACGAGACGCTGCTGACGGACCCCTACTACCGCGGCGTCGCGGTCAACACGCTGTGGTTCGCCGCCGCGACGACGGTGACCGCCGTGGGACTCGCCGTCCCCATCGCGCACGCCCTCGAAAGCTACGACCTGCCCGCCAGCGACCTGCTCGTGACGCTGGTGTCGTTCCCCATCAGCCTCCCGGGCATCGTCGCGGCGTTCATGGTGCTCGTGCTCGTCGGGAACTCCGGGCTCGCCACGAGCGTCGTCGCGGCGTTCTCGGCGGCCAGCCCGCTGGACCTCGCGTTCGGCACGACCACCAGCGGGCTGTTCCTCGCGTACCTCTACTCGATGATTCCCCGCGCGACGCTCATCCTCCGGGGCGCGTACGCGGAGGTCGACGACCGCCCCGCGGAGGCCGCCCAGAGCCTCGGCGCGACCCCGTTCCAGACGTTCCGGTACGTCACCTTCCCCGCGATTCGGCCCGCCATCACGGGCGCGCTCGTGCTCACGTTCCGCACCGCGCTGGCCATCTTCGGGACGCTGCTCGTGATTCAGAGCCTCGTCGTCTGGACGCTCCAGATTTCCCGCGAGCTGGGCCCCGGCTTCAACCTCCGGGTCGCCGGCGCGATGGCGATGGCGTACTTCGTGTTCGCGTTCGCGTTCACCGCGCTCGCGCTCCGGTACACCGAAGCGGAGGTGGGGCTGTGA
- a CDS encoding extracellular solute-binding protein: MPDTRRNVVRSLGALAAAGLAGCVTENASNDASGGGGSDTYTVGTGEYETTVEASAFPETLYFYCVQSGWMNWPSVMESFEGEYGVAVNDDDRSSGEALTHMRSHENNMTHSGYNGGYTYGIVARNDGFTQAYKPQGWEEVPDALKTDDHHVTATRRVTTAVTYRKDIYEERGLDEPETWEDLLHPDITQDLALQTPQAAVGLAAALSINNARGGSMDDLQPVIDYYGEILDGGAEFTDNFLAQFSRGEYATFVRYDYSGLDLKYNNEEVAEENVGVALLGGENGNQGALNMPYGYALLEDAPNPEAAKLFMDYVLSLEGQQQFLDAYVRPIRADELELPDEFIDSAEYDRTEFQVDYGALVDQQESIIQEITRGAGL; this comes from the coding sequence ATGCCCGACACACGTCGCAACGTGGTTCGCTCGCTGGGCGCGCTCGCGGCCGCCGGCCTCGCCGGCTGCGTCACCGAGAACGCCAGCAACGACGCGTCCGGCGGTGGCGGCTCGGACACCTACACCGTCGGCACCGGGGAGTACGAGACGACCGTCGAGGCGTCGGCGTTCCCCGAGACGCTCTACTTCTACTGCGTGCAGTCCGGCTGGATGAACTGGCCGTCGGTCATGGAGTCCTTCGAGGGCGAGTACGGCGTCGCGGTCAACGACGACGACCGCTCCTCCGGGGAGGCGCTGACGCACATGCGCTCCCACGAGAACAACATGACCCACTCGGGGTACAACGGCGGGTACACGTACGGCATCGTCGCCCGCAACGACGGCTTCACGCAGGCGTACAAGCCGCAGGGCTGGGAGGAGGTGCCCGACGCCCTGAAGACCGACGACCACCACGTCACCGCCACCCGGCGCGTCACCACCGCCGTCACCTACCGCAAGGACATCTACGAGGAGCGCGGCCTCGACGAGCCCGAGACGTGGGAGGACCTCCTCCACCCCGACATCACGCAGGACCTCGCGCTCCAGACGCCGCAGGCCGCCGTCGGGCTCGCCGCGGCGCTGTCCATCAACAACGCCCGCGGCGGCAGCATGGACGACCTCCAGCCCGTCATCGACTACTACGGGGAGATTCTGGACGGCGGCGCGGAGTTCACGGACAACTTCCTCGCGCAGTTCTCCCGCGGCGAGTACGCGACGTTCGTGCGCTACGACTACTCCGGGCTGGACCTCAAGTACAACAACGAGGAGGTCGCCGAGGAGAACGTCGGCGTCGCGCTGCTCGGCGGCGAGAACGGCAATCAGGGCGCGCTCAACATGCCCTACGGCTACGCGCTCCTCGAAGATGCGCCCAACCCCGAGGCCGCGAAGCTGTTCATGGACTACGTGCTCTCGCTGGAGGGCCAACAGCAGTTCCTCGACGCGTACGTCCGCCCGATTCGCGCCGACGAGCTCGAACTCCCCGACGAGTTCATCGACAGCGCCGAGTACGACCGCACGGAGTTCCAGGTGGACTACGGCGCGCTCGTCGACCAGCAGGAGTCCATCATCCAGGAGATAACGCGGGGCGCGGGTCTCTGA
- the msrA gene encoding peptide-methionine (S)-S-oxide reductase MsrA produces the protein MTETATFGGGCFWCVEAAFEQLAGVEDVTSGYAGGHVEDPSYREVCNGTTGHAEVVQVEYDTDELAYEDLLEVFFKVHDPTTLNRQGPDVGEQYRSIVLYHDGDQRDLAEAFVEELEAADAYEDDIVTEIEPLETFYRAEDKHQNYFEKHPNQAYCSVNVAPKVAKVREEFAEKVR, from the coding sequence ATGACCGAGACTGCGACGTTCGGCGGCGGGTGTTTCTGGTGCGTGGAAGCGGCGTTCGAACAGCTCGCCGGCGTCGAGGACGTCACCTCGGGGTACGCCGGCGGCCACGTCGAAGACCCCTCGTACCGCGAGGTCTGCAACGGCACGACCGGCCACGCGGAGGTCGTGCAGGTCGAGTACGACACGGACGAGCTCGCCTACGAGGACCTCCTCGAAGTGTTCTTCAAGGTCCACGACCCGACGACGCTGAACCGGCAGGGCCCGGACGTCGGCGAGCAGTACCGCTCTATCGTCCTCTACCACGACGGCGACCAGCGCGACCTCGCGGAGGCGTTCGTCGAGGAGCTGGAAGCCGCGGACGCCTACGAGGACGACATCGTCACCGAAATCGAACCGCTTGAGACGTTCTACCGCGCGGAGGACAAGCACCAGAACTACTTCGAGAAACACCCGAATCAGGCGTACTGCTCGGTGAACGTCGCGCCGAAGGTCGCGAAGGTCCGCGAGGAGTTCGCCGAGAAGGTCCGGTAA
- a CDS encoding heavy-metal-associated domain-containing protein produces MSRTITVEGMSCGGCESTVEDALEGVAGVESASADRERDAADVEGDADADALVAAVEDAGYDASA; encoded by the coding sequence ATGTCCCGAACCATCACCGTCGAAGGGATGAGCTGTGGCGGCTGCGAATCGACCGTCGAAGACGCGCTCGAAGGCGTCGCGGGCGTCGAGTCCGCGAGCGCGGACCGCGAACGCGACGCCGCCGACGTCGAGGGCGACGCGGACGCCGACGCCCTCGTCGCCGCGGTCGAGGACGCCGGCTACGACGCGTCGGCGTAA